The DNA window cacataattatgtttttttcgtgcataatccatacaaaatgtgtcatttttttcaaaacctgTAGCTTAAGACAGTGCTCGGTGACTCtttcttttattgtatttttaaagatataacaatatatattatgttttgacaTAGTATgaacattttctcatttttgttggGTCTGGACGTTTAATAGATTAGTCTTTTCACTACTAGTTATATCATTGTTTGTAGGTACTCCATGTGACAATCAACCATGTTTAAATGGCGGTCTGTGTAAATCGATTGGCGACAATTTTACCTGCATATGCCAAACTGGTTTCTCAGGTTACAAATGTGAAGGTAAATATGACTAGTTTAAATATTTGAGTTCttgataattaataataattcaTGTACTTTTTCAATCCACTCCACTGTTAATAATATAAAGATGAGCTTTTAACAAAGGGTTTGTGAAGACGTTTGCCATTTAATGTGCACTAAAGTTAACTGTCTTCAACTGTAAGAGGTAGAGTCTAACTCGAACGATTCAAAACAATAATACAAGTGACATATTTGCGAGTGCACGTTAGGGaactaaactttaaaaatactGTTTCTTAGACAATATTCATTGTTCCCAAGGGAACAGATGGTCAGTGCAATGGACGTGTTATAATTGTATTTAAGTTAAACAAAGTTAACTTGTTATTGCAGTGAGTGTATGCGACAGCAACCCATGTAGTAATGGTGGACTTTGCCAAGTAAAGGGagatacatacaaatgtacctgtGATCCTGGATTTTCAGGTGACCAGTGTGATGCTAAGTTCAATTAAATCATTAATTATATTACTTTATACGAATGTTTTCTATTTAAAGTAAGGTTAATTATGTTTAAGTGAGTGTAAGgaaaatgtgtttgtttgttcgaAACAGTTGTTAGGATTAGCGTATGTTGGAGATGTGAGAGGGGTgtttaaaacttgattttagtTCGGATCCTCatcttatttaatttattattattgtttaggATAAGAGCGAACCAATTTTTGGTGCCTTGCTATGATCTGTTGAAATCTTGACATACAGAGTCCTCCTGTTAttgaacaaaacatttaaaaccgCTGCATTTGTAGTCCCCTTAACTAAGTATGGAATCTGTTGTTCAATGGTAGATGGACCACGGGACGAGCGCTAATTTCGACCTTTGAGTCATACCCCATCTTAGcttcttatctatataaataaacttatctttgtaatggaaatttgaaaagaaaatgtactGTTTAATTCTAACGTTTTAAGCTGACAAactcattattttatttacagttgGTCCTTGTGATGGTAGTCCATGCTTGAATGGTGGAACATGCGATATTACAGGAAACACACACAGCTGTACATGCGTGAAAGGGTTTTCCGGTAGACAGTGTCAAAGTAGGTACCAGGAAGATTATATATAGCTTGAATAACGTTtacattcaaattattttgagaccaaaataaagatcgaacagaaacaaaaatgataatgcACATAATCGAGATAAAGATGACCTTCTTTATATgttgtatactagtatttaactgtttttatttgTCGAACATTGTTGGTGCCCTTAAGTTGTCTAGACTAGCTGTGTTGCTGCTTTATCTTCTGTATCTATATTGCTCGTAAACAAACTAGGTTTTGTGTTTTGAAGGTATATAAATGCAGATTATCATATactatagttatcaaaggtaccaggattataatttagtacgccagacgcgcgtttcgtctatgtgagactcatcagtgacgcccatatcaaaatatttattaagccaaacgagtacaaaattgaagagcattggggatccaaaaatccaaaaagttgtgccaaatacggctaaggtaatagaAACTAGTTTGTTTAGAAATCTCTgtcaacacaaatatatttctatatatttatttatgcgAATGAGTGATTACAAACTATtttaacatgacgtccttcaaaagGTTtcagtacacacccgtggtaaaatatgaatatattgtttgggctgttcccattgtacccccacgtcatatgttttttttgtgaatgaGGAACCCGACATCATAGAACGATGACgtaagaatataaatattttacggaaaaatacacgcttgtgaaaccGGAAATCATCACAACAACGGTAAGCAAACAAACGttgctaaaatgtggtataagccatttttttatacatgttagaCATATCAGTAAatcatcatttaaattcatccaaAACTATCTATATACGTTATTCTAAATAGTTGAAACATGTAACTAATTCATTTTGCTACGATTTTTTTAACGTCAGTTTAAAAGTGcgtttatttatgataaaattgagaatggaaatggggaatgtgtcaaagagacaacaacccgaccaaataagaaaacaatcgtagaaggtcacaaacaggtcttcaatgtagcgagaaattcccgcactcggaggcgtccttcagctggtccctaaacaaatatatactagttcagtgataatgaacgccatactaatttccaaattgtacgcaagaaactaaaatcaaaataatacaagactaacaaaggccagaggttcctgacttgggacaggcgcaaaaatacggcgtggttaaatatgtttatgagatctGAACCCTCCCccatacctctagccaatgtagaaaagtaaacgcataacaatacgcacattaaaattcagttgaagaGAAGTCCAAGAACAGCAAGTATTTGCctccaaaagaattgccgtatttgtcctattagaatccaAATAATTCAatggggcttgaatatatctagattttaccatgggttgtccctttatgccgttattttacccctcgctaacgctcagggtaaaatatttgtcataaagagACAACAtgggtaaaatcacgatatataaGCCcacatgaattatttcttaatgttattctacatatttaaataatgttgagaaaagtaaaacataaaCGTATAAAACTTCAAAGGACTTCGTCATTGCCAAAGAAATACTAATCCCAAGAATGAAGGTGTTGTCATGTTTTTACTAATCACAGGAATGAAGGTGTGGTCACATTTTCTCTAATCTAAAGAATGAAGGTATGGTCACGTTTTTACTCATCCCAAGAATGAAGGTGTGGGCATGTCTTTAATAATCCCAAGAATGAATGTGTGGTCACTTTTTTACTAATCCCAAGAATGAAGGTGTGGTCACACTTTTACTTATCCCAAGAATGAAGGTGTGGTTACGTTTTTGCTAAAATTTGatgttaaatgctttttttttgtttgttaatgaaATCATCGGTTTTTAATTGGGGaactaatttaaaacaattgctGGGGTCTGGAAGTTTTGATGaattatataagttatttcatttattacaaCAGTTATTTTTGCATTTGCAGGTACTCCATGCGACAATCAGCCATGCTTTAATGGTGGTCTATGTAAATCGATTGACGACAATTTCACCTGTACATGCCAAACTGGTTACTCAGGTTACACATGTGAAGGTAAATCTgacttgttttaatattttagttcTGGAACCATGTTAATGTTAATgcatgtatgtttttaaaaccaCGCCTCTAATAATCTAAATATGCActttaaacaaaagttttatcTTGCAGCAAAcgtaaatgttttgatttgcaAGAAGCAAAGCCCCATTCAgatgaaacaaaacaatactTCATATTTGCCAGCATAGGTTAGAGATTTAATACTTAAGTTACTGAATTTTAGGAAATATTTATCATTCCCAACGATTTTGATGGTCAGTTCAATAGACGTCTAACCATTTTGTTAAAGTTAACACACATTGTAATTGTACCTAGTGAATGCGACTGTAACCCATGTAGACATGGTGGGTTTTGTCAGGTAAAGGGAGATACAAACAAATGTACATGTGGTCCTGGATTTTCAGGTGATCAATGTAATGGTATGTGGTATATATAtcaattcaataaatatatttattcatgcAGTTGTATACTATAAATAGTTAGAGTAATTTTATCTAAGTTATAGTAAAGCAAATATGTATGTACGTTGGAAAAATATGGCGGGGATAGAGTGTGGgacataaaatttgtatctaGTTCCGATCCCTAACttcctttattaattttttgtccaGGATTATAGtgaacaattttttggtgtgtGGACCTGACCTTTATTTTaactcataaaaaatattttgagaggaaaaaacatttttttaaggttAATGGCTTAAAACATTTTCCTATGAAGACTCAATTTgagttttttgttcttttttgtaaaattatcaaTTGCGATTTTCACATTACTTAGCGTTGCATAAGATAATTTTACACACTGCATGAACTATTATAAGGACACCAGAAGTCATAAACCATATatcacaatattttatatacttaGAAATAAGTGTCGGTGTTTCTCGATtcgcttttttttatatatacattagatcgttggttttcctgtttgaaataTATTACAAGTTAGTAATTTCGGAGCCCTTAAAAGCTTGCAGTTCGGTGTGAGCCACGGCCCCGTGTTGaagccgtactttgacctaaaaATGcttatacattgtaattaaaaaaaaaatactgttgaaatttagagaaaatgtttaattaagttccattattttaaacttacatttttttttttaaattacagttGGCCTTTGTGATAATAATCCATGTTTGAACGATGGAACCTGTTATATTACCGGTAACACACAAAGCTGTTCATGTCTGAGAGGGATTTCTGGTGGTCAATGTCAAAGTAAGTACAAGGAAGATTATTTCTAGCTAACATAAAATTAAGTATGGAAAGTCCCAAGTCAAAATACAGAAAAGTGAAAGAGTTATAACTTATTCGATATTGATATTTCTGATGAATTACATTTCTATATGAAAAGATACACGTTTTGGATGCAAAATGGATGAAATTTGGCTTTATCTTGCAAtaaggaatatgattggttaatagCAAATGCGTTGAATCTGTGAATATTCCATATAAGGGTAGTATGGTTCTATATAAGGTAAGAAGGCGGGACTTATATAAACACGGTTAGGAGTGGTGTAACGTCCCTTTATAAAATCAACACGCAGTTGAGGAAAAATCTGAAAGGATTCAACAGAcgaaaaacttttgtttttgtatagacCGATTGAAGTAGATTATTAATACTAACGTTATTGAAGACTTAATCACCTTGAATGGCCAGAGTCTAATCTAAATACCACATAAAGATAGTCGATGAGGAAAACGTTTTAGATAGTGTGCTAGCTTCGCTCTCACTTCATATTGAATTTACTGACCCTTTATATCGTATAAGGTCACCAACACACAATGTAACTAATagaatataaacaagtctaaattgaaaaccttgttcaaacctatgattgcgttggataaaaaccacaattttacgggtgcatgtaaaacaaatttcgttgaagaagggtctaaatacagcataaacaacattttctgaaagaccaaaaaagtaaaaaagtatattttaacaaaacgcatttgactaacaggtcaaACAACTGATTTTCTTTacccctgctgactgccattggcgattgccaaataaaattgatcacaaaatgttacaaatggatcttaatataaatttgatactaaacagaaaacaatgaacTTGCGGCgaagatgttatgccacaaaaataaggtgtcaatattttttagtacaccagatccggatttcgacattAAATGTCTCCTCAGTGATGTCAGGCAACGAAACGGCATTTGGAAGGCCAGATAATATATCCCCATTTTTAGACAGACTCTTGAactttaagagtcaatataggatgaaaggatcatataaaccggagggaaaatatgatacaagcccaaacgaaaaaatataaacaagtctaaattgaaaactacattCAACCCTATGATtacgttggataaaaaccacaattttacgggtgcatgttaaacaaatttcgttgtagaagggtctgaatacagcacaaacaaaattttccaaaaaaccTGAAAAGGGAAAAAGTTTATTTCAACataacgcatttgactaacaggtcgaacaactgatgttctttaaacCTGCTGACTGttattggcgattgccaaataaaattgatcacaatatgttacaaaatggatcttactagtaatataaatttaatactaaacagaaaacaataaactttagGCCGAGATGTTATGCCACCAAAAAAGAGGTgtcaatttatgttttattgtgttgaataaataaaagcaccagtagtataccgctgttcgaataTCATTTATCGATTGAGACAAACACATATCAGAATTACAAACTTAAGCctgggaaacacatcaactatataAGATGAAAACAAGGAAACAACAGAAACGCTGAAAAGAACAAGGAAAAAACGACaatataacacacacagaaacgatttattagataacaactgccattttcctaatttggtataggacattttaagaaacatAATTATGTTGGATTAAAACTGGTTTTGTGGTTATCTAAAGATAAGTGAGTAAAATCATGCAAGTTAAGTCTAGtgtaaaataaaggcaacagtagtatatcgcttttcgaaagtcataaattgattgagagaaaacaaatcaggataacaaattgaaaaggatgtaaagagtaaaaaaacacagaaatgctaaacatatcaattttataaGAGGAACACAacgaaaaaacagaaaacaccAAAATGCatcacacacataaacgaactataatataaaaacggacattttcctgacttgttacaggacattttatcaaaaagatGGTGAGTTGAACCTAGTTTTGAGGCTAGACAAACTTCGCTCTTTTAtggcaatgtaaaatataatactaaaatgacaacatcacATGACAGaactacagtacaaataaatgctaaaacAGTCCTGACAGAGAAATACGCAAAAACCAACATTACAATAGAACCTTCGACATGCTAATAGCTATCAAAGATACTAggcttatattttaatacaccACACGTGCGCCTCGTCTACACAGGACTCATACGTGACGCGCAGATAAAAAGAGTAAAGAGCGCCAAATAACTACAAAGTGGAAGAGAACTGATGACCCAAaagttgaatttttcaaaaaactaaggattttcttatcccaggcatagattaccttagccgtttttggcacaactttttggaattttggatcctctatgctcttcaactttgtatttttgtttggctttaaaaatattattttatgagcgtcactgatgagtcttatgtagacgaaacgcgcgtctagcgtactaaattacaatcctgatacctttgataactatttacaccactgggtcgatgccactgctggtggacgtttcgtccccgagggtatcaccagcccagtagtcaacacctcGGTGTTGGCATGCATATCAttaatatggtcatttttataaattgcttgCAAACcaatctttgaatttttcaatatCTAAGAATTTTCTAtcccaggcaaagattaccttagccgtttttggcacaacattttggaattttgaatcctcaatgctcttcaattttgtacttgtttggctttaaaaatattttgatattagcgtcactgatgagtacttatttggctttaaaaatattttgatattagcgtcactgatgagtctattgtagacgaaactcgcgtctgacgtactaagtcataatcctggtacctttgtgCCAATTATgtctaaggttatctatgcatCCAGttagtatttagaataattcgtacttttgaaaacagtaatttttttaaaaattaatatattattgatgttgttaaagatgaattttttgaaaaattaaggtTTTTATACCTCAGAAATTGATTAACttacctgtatttggcaaaaacttttaggaattgttGGTCCTCAGTGCTTTTCgacttcgtattttatttaactttttaaaattttgttgattaggacgtaactgatgagtcttttgtagacgaaacgcgagtctggtgaaaataaaaaaatcgatttTGGAATCTATGatgatagatataagaagatgtggtttgagtgtcTTTatgacaactcttcatccaagtcgtAGTTTTTAAACGAAAGTCAGGTGTTTATtaagtgaaaaaataaaaaaagttagtGTTGcagaaaatagaaatttattgaGAATAACTATGTCAATACTCTCATACGCAAAATGTCATTCTATATACAATTCAATATGTAAAAAACCTTTTAGCAATAACTAGAATTAAACAAGAGTCTATgcgttttttttattagcatATAAGTTACGTTACTTATGTAGCATTACGGAGAACgttttttgtctttaattaaCTTAAGGTATAGGTTGCTGTCtactttttattgaattttgttttagcAGGAATAATTTAGTACAGTAACagcaaaactttaaaattgaaactatttatttattacaattaaaaaaaaaatataatgttttgattATTAATGGTGTAATTCAACACTTCTGTCAAATGTCACTCAGAACCacctttttaattataattattatcctggtacctttgataactattaaccgttttatacatacaaatataaatgattataaCCTATCAATCTAAAAGCTATATCTTTCTTAGATAATCACCACAAGTCGAATTGTCAAATTCTAAAAGAAATACCTTAAGATTCAGGCTCAGTCACTAATTCTAGAGAGCGCTCCTCAACAAATCTAAccaaatttgtaatgaaattgaAGATACAAGTGAGCTCATGTGCTTTTTGTTTCATAGAAGTTTAAACTTATTCCACGTTTCTGCCAGATTTGATATCCTATTGTATATGCATACattcagaatatttatttttattttcacagcATGTGGTCGAGCCAAAGttgatattgttattattttggaCACTTCAACAAGTGTGGGTCCTGTTAACCTccagaaaatgaaaaaattctGTAAAGATTTTTTAACGAAAGCTGATTTAGGTTCTGAAAATATACAAGTTGGAATCgtttcattttcttttgttggCCGTATTGAATTCCATCTGAATACCTACAGCTCTTCACAAGACATAATAAAAGCTATTGACGCCATAACTTATAGGCATGGAAGTACAAATACTTTTGGAGCTTTGAAAACCATGCGTTCACAAATGTTCACTGCTGCCAATGGGGATCGTGATGGTGTGCCTAATGTAGTACTTATTTTAATAGATGGTGTGTCAAATGTGAACTCCGCAAGAACCATTCCTGAGGCGGAGCGAGCTCGTTCAGAAGGAATTCATATTTATGCTGTTGGTATTGGTTTAAGAGGTTTCCGTGAATTGAATGCCATTGCCTCTAGGCCAGCCTCGGAAAACAGCTTCAATGTACAAAACTTTGATGAATTGGCAGCCTTGAATGATAAAGTTTTCCGCGCTTTCTGTTCTGGTAAGCagttaaaatgatttaaacagtTATTCAATTACCACACTGGTCCTAGGTTGGAATCAAGTCTCCATAACAAAGAATACCAAAGCAAGTGTTTGCTGCTTGTCTTCTCGTCAAAGTAAAGTCGATAATGTGAAAGTCAGAATAATATgcatgttttatcatttttgtctgTTACCTAGCTTGacgtttagctagctataaaaccaggtttaatccaccattttctacaaacgaaaatgcctgtaccaattcaggaatatgacagttgttatctattcgtttgatgtgtttgaactattgattttgcaatttcatttgggactttcctatttgaattttcctcggagttcagtatttttgtgtttttactttttaccgttgattattcgtttgatgtgtatgagcttttgatttttgatatttgattagggactctctgttttgaattttcctttgatttcattgtttttctaTTCACTCAGCACATTTGAAAGATAGAAACATGTCTCTATTAAAACGCAAGGTAAATAATCTATATAATTctaatatcaacatatttctTAAGTTAGGTTGAATAATTGCAATCCAAGTCAGTTAAGATCGGAGTCAAGAGCACCTTGTCAAAGTGGAGTTTCGATTCACAAACTCGGTGTTGTAGGCCTTGTGATAAATTCATATGAACTATACAGTTCATGATTTTGACAGGTAGTCATCATCTATTATGCATTTCATATTAACCATTTAGTGGTATCCAATCAGTTTTATTGTAatcctataccaagtcaggagtatggccattgttatattgttgttcgtttctgtgtgtgttacattttaacgttgcgtcgtttattttctcttattttttagttaaaatttactttgccatgtcacggtacttgtctatcccaaattcatgtatttggttttgatgttacatttgttattctcgtgggattttgtctgattcttggttcgtttctgtgtgtgttacattttagtattgtgtcgttgttctccttttatatttaatgcagCCCCCTCGGTTGAAGTTTGTCACCCCGATTTTGTTtcttgtccatggatttatgagtttttaacagcggtatactactgttgtctttatttattgtGGATGTTATTTGTTAagatttatttcaattgattcaacaTATCActattacaattaaaaacataatattctATTATTTGCCTGATATGCTCAGAATCAGTAGACTAAATAGTTCTATTGCGGTTGCCACCACAGGTACATCATAAAAAAACTGCTTATAATTTGgtcgatatattttttttcaaaatattttgattggatgacaTTCGTCATTCTCATTCTATAAGTCATGTAAGTAGTGGTAAAATTGTTCAGCTATGTCCGTGGAAACGGTCagtcgttgacaatgtaatggaatttgatgagactgtcataaaagtgagaggtttagctagctatacaaccaggttcattccaccattttctacattagaaaatgcctgtaccaagtcaggaatatgacagttgttatctattcgtttgatgtg is part of the Mytilus trossulus isolate FHL-02 chromosome 13, PNRI_Mtr1.1.1.hap1, whole genome shotgun sequence genome and encodes:
- the LOC134695521 gene encoding protein crumbs-like isoform X1 — translated: MDFNNTIFHRSKSRLVNKEDYIGTQSLLKRKWKTLTLAIGLISVVCIITLVVLFVLMSDKPCDSQPCFNGGLCESVVNNFTCTCRPGFSGYKCEGTPCDNQPCLNGGLCKSIGDNFTCICQTGFSGYKCEVSVCDSNPCSNGGLCQVKGDTYKCTCDPGFSGDQCDVGPCDGSPCLNGGTCDITGNTHSCTCVKGFSGRQCQSTPCDNQPCFNGGLCKSIDDNFTCTCQTGYSGYTCEVGLCDNNPCLNDGTCYITGNTQSCSCLRGISGGQCQTCGRAKVDIVIILDTSTSVGPVNLQKMKKFCKDFLTKADLGSENIQVGIVSFSFVGRIEFHLNTYSSSQDIIKAIDAITYRHGSTNTFGALKTMRSQMFTAANGDRDGVPNVVLILIDGVSNVNSARTIPEAERARSEGIHIYAVGIGLRGFRELNAIASRPASENSFNVQNFDELAALNDKVFRAFCSDSG
- the LOC134695521 gene encoding matrilin-4-like isoform X3; amino-acid sequence: MDFNNTIFHRSKSRLVNKEDYIGTQSLLKRKWKTLTLAIGLISVVCIITLVVLFVLMSDKPCDSQPCFNGGLCESVVNNFTCTCRPGFSGYKCEGTPCDNQPCLNGGLCKSIGDNFTCICQTGFSGYKCEVGPCDGSPCLNGGTCDITGNTHSCTCVKGFSGRQCQSTPCDNQPCFNGGLCKSIDDNFTCTCQTGYSGYTCEVGLCDNNPCLNDGTCYITGNTQSCSCLRGISGGQCQTCGRAKVDIVIILDTSTSVGPVNLQKMKKFCKDFLTKADLGSENIQVGIVSFSFVGRIEFHLNTYSSSQDIIKAIDAITYRHGSTNTFGALKTMRSQMFTAANGDRDGVPNVVLILIDGVSNVNSARTIPEAERARSEGIHIYAVGIGLRGFRELNAIASRPASENSFNVQNFDELAALNDKVFRAFCSDSG
- the LOC134695521 gene encoding protein crumbs-like isoform X2 — translated: MDSYNTVYKGSDDIQMSRLVNEEDDYGTQTLLKDRRKWKTLSLALGLLSFVCIIAIVVLSVLASGKVSQEENKTETSAFQQGSSCGNQPCFNGGLCKAIGDNFTCTCSPGYSGSRCEVSVCDSNPCSNGGLCQVKGDKYKCTCDPGFSGDQCDVGPCDGSPCLNGGTCDITGNTHSCTCVKGFSGRQCQSTPCDNQPCFNGGLCKSIDDNFTCTCQTGYSGYTCEVGLCDNNPCLNDGTCYITGNTQSCSCLRGISGGQCQTCGRAKVDIVIILDTSTSVGPVNLQKMKKFCKDFLTKADLGSENIQVGIVSFSFVGRIEFHLNTYSSSQDIIKAIDAITYRHGSTNTFGALKTMRSQMFTAANGDRDGVPNVVLILIDGVSNVNSARTIPEAERARSEGIHIYAVGIGLRGFRELNAIASRPASENSFNVQNFDELAALNDKVFRAFCSDSG